A stretch of DNA from Yoonia sp. BS5-3:
ACACCAACCCGATCACGAATGCCGAAGGCGATGCTGACATCATGACCCGCCCCAAAACGATCATGATGTCGGATACATATTGCGGGTTACGGGAATACCGATACAGCCCTCCTGTCCGTAGCACGCCAGAAGCACCGCCTGTTTGATCGACGCCAAACTTCATCACTTCCGACCAAACACCCAAATTACCAAGGGCGATCAACGTCCCCCCCAAACCGTATCTGATCGCAGCGGGAATGGCCCAAGAACCCCACTCAATCACACCAACGCCAATCATGGTGCCGAACAGGGTGAACGTTGGCACCCAAACCAAGATCGGTGTCAGTGTTGTATATTGTTTCGGAGGCCAAAGTCGGCGTTCGGGATAAGCGATGGACCAGACAATCGCAGCCAAGGTCCCGAACGCAATAACGATTCCTATGGATGTAAACAGAACGACCATCATGTTGCCCCATGGATGTGCTGCATTGCATCTCGTCGTTCCCGCAAAGCTTGACGCACGATCTGGAATGCCGACGACAGGAACAACGTCGCCATGATCCCCGCAACTGTC
This window harbors:
- a CDS encoding PEMT/PEM2 methyltransferase family protein produces the protein MMVVLFTSIGIVIAFGTLAAIVWSIAYPERRLWPPKQYTTLTPILVWVPTFTLFGTMIGVGVIEWGSWAIPAAIRYGLGGTLIALGNLGVWSEVMKFGVDQTGGASGVLRTGGLYRYSRNPQYVSDIMIVLGRVMMSASPSAFVIGLVSVLVLIVAPFAEEPWLRRTYGEQYADYATKVRRFL